From a single Nostoc edaphicum CCNP1411 genomic region:
- the murA gene encoding UDP-N-acetylglucosamine 1-carboxyvinyltransferase: MNPSTSLPDAKIAPEADSSVLQIWGGHPLRGHVKISGAKNSALVIMAGALLCPGDCRIRNVPLLADVERMGQVLSALGVQLTRQGDILDINASEIKTSKAPYELVTQLRASFFAIGAILARLGVAQMPLPGGCAIGARPVDLHVRGLQAMGAEVQIEHGICNAYVPGSSRRLKGAKIYLDIASVGATENLMMAATLAEGETIIENAAREPEVVDLANFCNAMGAKIKGAGTSRIIIEGVPKLHSVDYSIIPDRIEAGTFLLAAAITRSELILSPVAPEHLIPVIAKLRDIGVTIIEDKPEHLHILPAETLKATDIETQYHPGFPTDMQAPFMALLTLAEGDSVINESVFENRLRHASELNRLGADIRVKGNAAFVRGVPKLSGAPVLGTDLRASAALVIAGLAAEGQTTIQGLQHLDRGYDRLDMKLQQLGAKILRVGETSADAEIAPSISSLSS, encoded by the coding sequence ATTAATCCTTCTACCAGCTTACCAGATGCGAAAATTGCTCCAGAGGCAGACTCCTCAGTCTTGCAAATTTGGGGTGGGCATCCTTTGCGAGGTCATGTGAAAATTAGCGGGGCAAAAAATTCAGCATTGGTAATCATGGCTGGAGCCTTGCTGTGTCCCGGCGATTGTCGTATCCGCAATGTCCCCTTATTAGCGGACGTTGAGCGGATGGGTCAGGTGTTATCGGCCTTGGGTGTACAATTAACACGACAAGGTGACATTTTAGACATCAACGCCAGCGAGATTAAAACATCAAAAGCTCCCTACGAACTAGTTACCCAGTTGAGAGCGAGTTTTTTCGCCATTGGTGCCATTCTGGCAAGACTGGGAGTAGCGCAGATGCCCTTACCAGGCGGTTGTGCTATTGGAGCCAGACCAGTTGACTTGCATGTGCGCGGACTGCAAGCAATGGGAGCGGAAGTACAAATTGAGCATGGCATTTGTAATGCCTACGTCCCTGGCAGCAGTCGAAGATTAAAAGGTGCGAAGATTTACTTAGATATCGCCAGTGTTGGAGCGACAGAAAACTTGATGATGGCGGCTACCCTGGCAGAGGGTGAAACGATCATCGAAAATGCTGCCAGAGAACCGGAAGTAGTTGACCTAGCTAACTTCTGTAACGCGATGGGAGCGAAGATTAAGGGCGCGGGGACTAGCAGGATTATTATCGAAGGAGTCCCCAAGTTGCATTCTGTTGACTACAGCATTATTCCCGATCGCATTGAGGCCGGGACGTTTTTGTTAGCAGCAGCAATTACCCGCTCAGAACTTATCCTCTCGCCAGTAGCTCCAGAACATCTCATCCCAGTGATTGCCAAGCTGCGGGATATTGGGGTGACAATAATTGAGGACAAGCCTGAACACTTACATATCCTGCCAGCGGAAACCCTGAAGGCAACAGATATTGAAACTCAATACCATCCAGGTTTTCCCACAGATATGCAAGCGCCGTTTATGGCTTTGCTGACATTGGCAGAAGGCGACAGCGTAATTAACGAATCCGTCTTTGAAAATCGCTTGCGTCATGCCTCAGAATTGAATCGCTTGGGAGCAGACATTCGTGTTAAAGGCAACGCTGCTTTCGTTCGGGGGGTACCAAAATTATCTGGCGCACCAGTCTTAGGTACAGACTTACGAGCATCAGCCGCGCTAGTCATAGCAGGACTGGCGGCAGAAGGGCAAACCACGATTCAAGGACTACAGCACCTCGATCGCGGCTATGATCGACTCGATATGAAATTGCAGCAGTTGGGGGCTAAAATCCTCCGCGTGGGCGAAACATCAGCAGATGCAGAAATCGCTCCCAGCATCAGTAGCCTGTCAAGTTGA